The DNA segment CCGCGCCTGCTTGTGGCCGGGGGGAGTGAACCCCAGCTCCCCCCGCTGCCGATAGGCGGCCAGGGCGTCCAGGACCGGTGCTTCCTCATGATTCCTCGTCATACCTACCGCCTTTCCCGTCGTCCCGGATCGATCCGCTCGTCACCCGGAAGGGTTACGGGAGCGGGGTTCCGCCGGTCGCGTTCACGATTTCCCCGGTGATGAAACCCGCCCGGTCCGACGCCAGGAACACATACGCCGGAGCCATCTCGGCCGGCTGGGCGGGGCGCCCGAGCGGGCTCTGCTTCCCGAACTCGCGGGTGTCGGGCAGCGTCGCCGGAATCAGCGGCGTCCACACCGGGCCGGGGGCCACGGCGTTCACCCGGATGCCGTCGGGCGCCAGCATCTGCGCCAGACCGTGCGTGAAGGTCACGATGGCGCCCTTGGTCATGGCGTAGTCCAGCAGATGCGGACTCGGCCGGTACGCCTGCACCGACGTGGTGTTGATGATCGAGCCGCCGGCCGGGATGTGCGGCAGCGCCATCTTGCACAGCCAGAACATCCCGTACAGGTTGGTGCGCAGCACCCGGTCGAACTGCTCCGTGGAGATGGCGGCGATGCCACCGGACTGGGCCATCTGGTACGCGGCGTTGTTGACGAGCACGTCGATGCGCCCGAACTCCTGCACCGCGCTGCCGATCAGGGCCCGGCACTGCTTCTCGTCCCGGATGTCGCACGCCTCCGTCAGCGCCTGCCGGCCGGCCTCCTCGACCAGCCGGGCCGTCTCCCGCGCCTCGTCCTCCTCGG comes from the Streptomyces sp. NBC_00525 genome and includes:
- a CDS encoding glucose 1-dehydrogenase, giving the protein MTESAPGQDPTERHPKPDFPQQEQEHPGWTGPMDPPPDHGEDSYLGHGLLEGRRAVITGGDSGIGRAVALAFAREGADVLITHLGPEEDEARETARLVEEAGRQALTEACDIRDEKQCRALIGSAVQEFGRIDVLVNNAAYQMAQSGGIAAISTEQFDRVLRTNLYGMFWLCKMALPHIPAGGSIINTTSVQAYRPSPHLLDYAMTKGAIVTFTHGLAQMLAPDGIRVNAVAPGPVWTPLIPATLPDTREFGKQSPLGRPAQPAEMAPAYVFLASDRAGFITGEIVNATGGTPLP